The sequence ACTTTCACATCAGAAagaaagacttcatgcatgcttgcCGATTTAGAGTAATTACTCTTGATCTGGGTtttcaaaaggccacattgaagcaatgcgTTTAAAAAACACATTCGCGCATATATATAGtgcgcaatattgcttttttagatgatttgttTTTCCACCTCCCTTGGCCTTTCTTTGAAACATACGTCTTcatcttctaacgtgtgggctatgaggtagattaccaacctcatcaaccctggtgtcagggttattattgagtcgccaaaggcccctgacatgacgcatttaacgactacgtacttacgtcagtaagtagtaaccgggaccaacggcttaacgtgccttccgaagcacggatcaacacATTACAGCTATATTAATGAAGGTATGAAGTATAAAATGTTCTCAAAATGATGATTACGTTTTGGGCTGTTGATACAAATGAATGCGACGATGAAATCTTCCTCTATCCAtagatattttttaagtatcacgcctatatccctgaaggggtaggcagaggtgtacagcaCACCctttcctcgccagctatgtttaagtcccatgtaataggggacgagcctaaTTATGAGTATTTTTAATGGTGATAAAACAATATAAGATCGTAAGCCATAGGTTTTTCCTcattactttaaaaatatttattatttagacgTGTAAATTGCCACGCCTGTATCTTGGTGAAGTGTACGGGTGACATAATAAAATAGTTGTAAGTACCTCGGCGGGCGGCGTTAGCACCTCATTGGTAACCTCGATGGCGCGGTAGAAGTTGCTCCAGCGAGCCTTCTTCTCGTGCTTGCGTTTCAGACGGTTCAGCCGCACCGGGTCCTGCCACAGTTAACAACGCTatcaaccagcccaatactaaTGACGATAACATCTATTAGCTTGCACGGACGCAAGACTTACGAGTTCGTCCGGTACATTATTCAAACAGCTTTTTCTCTCTCTTCAATCTACTCACGTGTACATGTTGGAGATATTTCGATTCTGTTTTGGAACTATTATTCTGTGGTTTTCGACATTCTTGTCCGTTTATTGTACGTTAAAATCGAGAGGGCGAAACTTAGTTCTGTAGGATTATACGCCAAAGATCCTAAATTTTGAAAAGGGATGTTTAACACTTCagcctaaaattaacgtgtgttccataaaaacGTATTACCCGTCCCTATCCTTTTCGTCGAATAaaaaagtgacagatataactcaaaataaaattaggaggtgcctgCTGCAATCAGCactatgttattatatataaaaaaaaaactttacactCACATTAGCAAGGTCGGCGAGGCGTTTGGCGTCGTTCTCGGCTTGAAGCCGCTCGCGTTCAAGCCGTTCCTGCTCCTTCACTTTAAGCCGCTCGTTCAGTTGCGCCCATTCCTCTTCTTCTGTCAACTTATGCTAAACAAGAGAAGAAACAATTACTTTCACAGTACACACACATAaaatgtattgggctgattttcgctacgcgagttggaaggtgagacaggcagtcgcttctgtaaaaaaccggacctgtcaaatctacagctTAGGGCtaaccctgtgagaaacgggataatgctaaggggatgaggtacatccatcggacgatgaactaagtacccacacctcgccgagctttctgttaaacaaaCTGTTAGTGATAAGCCGTATCGCCACGCACACAAGAATATAATAGCGTATACATATTCTACATATTTCCTTCGGTCTGAccaatcagccaatcagctcccgacaacaaacacttcaagaccccgatactgaTCCCTCGCGTGGTAGACGCTTTCCCTTTTTCAGAGGTTATTGTTATAGGGGACCTATACTCAAAGACCATCCATCCTCTCGGACGACTTCCTGAGcagagattcgcgcccaactgaatCTAACCGAATTAAcaaatttgtttacgaattaatgtttggatcttaaatgtttatcatgtgctcagcagtgaaagaaaacatcgtgaggaacccacattctcgagaaatgcgtttcggagatatatgacctaacctgtattgggctgatttcccTTCACAAGTTTGATCTTCCAAggccagacagacagtcgcttctttaaaaaacctgacctgtcaaatcttcaagttagagTGGACCCTATAGAAAAAGGGATAATAGGGgcatactggtgctaattcctgtaaataccatctaatttttttaagttatatctgtcattttcttatccgccgaaaaggaaagggacgggtaatcgacaagcataaaattaatggaacacacgtcaattttaagcacaaatctaaaccaaccgtctaaaaattttacatccgtcaataacccgtcactgttaagtagacagcacgtcaaacggattgcataccagggaggtaccttttgattcgcccgggttattcattcatttactcattctgcctaaaattaagagctgtgaatcatccgtccctttccttttcgacggatatgaaaatgacggatataacttaaaataaaattaggcggtgtctgcaggaatcggggccactattgGTTTTAAGTGTGAGTATAACAGTACAATATGCAACAACTTACCGGAGGCTTTTCCTCATTGTCATCTTCCTTCTCCTCGCCATCTCCATCATGTTCCATCTTAGAGTCTTCATCTTTCGGCTTCACGTCTTTCGGTTTCGACTCCTCTTCGGTTTTTGGCTTCTCAGACACATCCATGTCGTCTTTGCTATCTTCTTCTTGCTCCTTTACGGGATTTGGAGACTGATTCCTGGAACGGGTAAAGATAATCAGTCGTGTTGTCACATCATGTTGAGTAGGAGATAATTacatatctttgaaaactgctccacaTCAGGGAGACTTTTTGCCGAGCCAAAACAATTGGATCACATTTTTTCGAGTAACAATGAAACCATAATCAAATCCTATAGCAAGTAaagaaacaaaatggcggaaaaacgtAGGTGGGTCATTTTCGAACACATACAGGACACACGAAGATGCTTTTGCAGCGAAAGCACCAGGCACCATCTAATTTGTCTATAAGGTTAGTGAAGAGTGAGAGCATGAGTGATATTAGGCAAAttgctaaattgtataacaatattttatatattttttaaagaacatcaagggccctgtgccgaggtttttcttgcagattaTTTTCACTggctgtacaggttgtaagcatttgcagtatttgttacctactgaatgaaaaTATATTCGAATTTGTTGTAAAGCGCGGCACTCACCTCTCATCATCAATACTGTACATGTCATCGTCGTCCTGTTGCTTCGCTTCGGGCTCCTGCACGGGGGCCGGCACGGGCTGCGGCGCGGGCACCGGCTGCGGCGGCGGCACGGGCTGCGGCGCCTGCGGACTGGGCTCGGGCGAGGGCGAGGGCGAGGGCGACGGCGACGGCGAAGGCTCCGCCACCGGCTGAGGGACTTCCGGCTCAGGCGATGATTGGGACTCCTCTTCTATTGGCGGAGGTTCTTCGCGGACCTATTGGTTTCAAAGTTGTTGCGGTAAGAACTGAGATagacatataataataaattgttaaaaCTAATATTATCTCGACACTTTTTGTCGCGCGTCGCGATAGCCCACGCCGTGATTCCATTTTTGAAACCTGCTATTCTAGTAGCTGCACATCTTGCACTCGGATGTCGAAGGGTCATATGGAGGGAGCAGTGAGGAGTAGCGTGATCCGCGAGCCGGGGCCAAGCCGCCCTTGCGTGAGATAGTCCAACATGACATACACTCAGTCACTCACCTTAGACGGCGTGGGAGGCACCCGTGATGACGAGGAGCGGCGCGTGGTCCGCGAGGCAGGGCCGGGCCGCCGCGGCGTCAGCGGCTGATCGTCCGCGTCTTCCGTCGACGTGTCCAAGATCGTCGTGTCCGCTATCGCTGTGGACAACGTTGGAATGTTGAGTTTTATTTGAGGCCcttaaatttaattacataatggtgccgattcctgtatacatgtcattttcttattcgccgaaaagaaaagggacgggtaatcgacaggcttaTGCCATTTATGGAAAACACATCAATTATattcagaaatttaaaaacgccctccaaaattttatattggccaataaaccTGACAACATTAAGTTGACagaacacgtcaaacggattgcatatgagcgaggtgcgtattttattcgccggggttattaattcattttaaaattaacagttgtaaatcatccatccctttccttttcggcggataataaaatgacaggtataacttaaaataaaattaggaggtgtctgcaggaatcggggtcaatgCTTGGTGAAGAATTTATTCAAGTATAATTAAGATAATCAGtcctttaccttttttttttgacgtgacttattgtagatttgccgcagatggcattaactacttggccggacaaatggggagcgctgaaggctctcacccggtacaacgtttaagcccTTTACCTGACTCAGTACTGGGTACAGGAATCCACTCATTCAGACATGATGCTTCACAAGGAGACTCTGTTGTCCACAAGGACAAATGGCGTTAGTTAGTAGTCGACTACCACCCTAGGTTTGTTAAACgctcaaataaataattatatgctGCTGACATACCCAGGTGTGACACATATTAAGGTGCCAACTCGAAAATTCCACATGTGTGTTTCGTTCATAGCCTTTACACAGGATGTATCAATGTAAACCAACAAGGCACTCAACATACAATGGCAAAATTCCTAATGTCACATTAAGGCGAATTGAAAAATGAAAAGTAAATCTGAATTTGTTTTGTCCAATTTTCTATAAAATCTTACATACACATAtgttcttaaaaataatattccttGATAATCAAATATCTATAACTCACACTAGTTTAAAAATCAGTCATGCACTCATAAATTACACATCATATTTAATTGACACCAACAAGTGTTTAAGCACTCCTGATTTCCTTTTTGTACGTAATATATCCTTAATCTGTCAGCACAGAACACTATATTAAGACTCAAACACTGCAGTAAATAGCCGTGGTGACATTTCTTATCAGTACACTTATACAACCGTGAATAATTTGCATGCCAGTATGCGAGGTATTGCACTCAACGATTTATATTCCTTattcaatattatatatttggacTCAGTGGAGCGCAGACCCAAGAGGATGATCAGCGACACGCGGCTAACAGCTAAGCTCCACTCCTTAGCACATCGGCGGAAAATCGccagtatgtcggtattctacagactgGACTTTagggagtgtgcccgcgatctacacgagctcattccaccatcccccttttatcttcggacttccagacgtacggccgggttccatccctatatGGTGGATaccccaactattcgcacaaagagcttcgcatcgtccttatgcgcactgctagggagtggaattctttgccagcttctgtatttccgaatgcatataacctgggtgctttcaaggccaggcGCCTTCTGGGCCAGCTcgttccatcttaggcctcgtcactGCCTTCGGGCAggtctgaggccaagagcaaacccatccacaggtaaaaaaacttatttattttatgttagtcTACTTGAAATATCTTATATAAATAGTTTGGtagaattttaataagtaattgcATAATGTggcataatgtttttttttatcaattcaaAATCGGCTGTATTTATGACGTAAACCATTTCACTAATGACTAGACACCATTATGCTAATGAacatcacaacactagcttttgcACTTGGACAAATCTAACccgttttattaaaaataataaaattgaaaaattcaCTAAATAACTATTCCTTAAATAAGTAATgaagtatgtttattattatatcatccAAAACAAATCCTTTTCCATGTCATTTCCACTAATTTTATATACATGTTTACCTAACTTTGATGATTAGCTAAATGCAAAGGCAAAGCCATtcaagaaaaataacaattttttattgcacattaaagctattgtaaaacatgaatattgaaatataatcactaaattaaaaacaactGGACATTCAGTGTAATAGTACTAACATTAGTAAGTATGGAAATTGTTTGTGACTAAATAACTATGAAcacatgaaataaataataattttaataatttaataataattattaaaactaaCCTAACACCATTCTGCCGTTTGtcacaaaaacaataaattctaaaaattctgtaataaaagataattatttGAAACTATGTTATTTCCCAGTCATTCTTTTGGCATACAGTTCTTATCAAATACACCGTAAGTAATAACGTTCATACAATTTGCAGTGCGAAATTGCATTTTTATCAGTCATgttaaactataataaaaatgCTGAGTCAAGAGAGGTCATTATGTACcttttattaaagtttattttagttaCTAAGAAGTCAAAGAactgaaaaattaaattatcgATAAAAAGAAAAGTACTAGTAAAGATACCTAATTagacttttttacaaaataaccattttttctatttatacaatttataggtacataataattttgtatcttattaaaaaataataaataaaaaaatgatactTTTTCACAAAATAGCTATTTGTGATGTTTctattactacatacataacataaactgcctatatacgtcccactgctgggcacaggcctcccctcaatcaaccggaggggatatggagcatactccaccatgctgctccactgcgggttggtggaggtgtttttacggctaatagccgggaccaacggcttaacgtgccctccgaagcacggaatcatcttactttttcggacaatcaggtgattcaagcctgaaaagtccttaccaaacaaaggacagcctcacaaagtgatatcgacaatgtccccatcgggaatcgaacccggacctccagatcgtgagcctaacgttctaaccactagaccacggaggctgttcctaCAGTGCTctgaaaaatcattttttttacaaaactggTCACACCAACATCTGATACTCTCACCCCCAGATATGGGGATTCCATTCTTGCCAAGTCTGATCCACATGTATGGTCTCAAATTTTGCAGGCAGTGCTTCAGGGAATATCCTAATGACATTGGATTTAAGAAGTTGGACTATACATATACTACATATAGTTACAGATAAGCTAATGTTATACTCAAAAAGTACCTGTTAAAGTGGTCTAAAGGCTTGTTGaagctatataaaaataatgctgactacaatatttttttttaatattattacagatgcaaagggaaaaccatgAGTTGAAAATGaaacttgaaaataataattttaatgatttGTGACCATGGTTGGTATGCTCATCAATAtcacaaacaataataatttcctGATAGTGATCAGTTTATATCGAACAACCATCGTCCTCGGATGTGGTCGTTATAAGGTACCACAGCAACCAATGAAAAGTACTTATCAAAAGTGCCTACGTTTTTATACACAGTTGATTGTAGTGAGTACATAAAAACTACCACTACTATGTACGAAATAGAACGTAATGAACGGATTTTTTCTCGTTTTGTTTGATAACAtgctatatttttatataatgcagTGATGTCATTGCACTGCATGccaaaataaacagaatttgGCCAAAATGTCCGACTGGACAGTACACGTGCTATGAGGCTAAGCGCCGTTTTTCATCGAgcgattaaaattttattataaactacATAATGGGAATTTATAGAATAACAAATCTTGTAGTAACAAGATTCGTAAATTTACCTTTTCCAGTTTTAGCTTCAAGTGCTTTCTTCAACCTTTCCACCAAAGCCGGCTTGTTGCCTTTAGTATCCAAACCAAGTGCCCCCAGTTCGGACCTAAGATCCACCACTTTCATCTTAGATGGATCCATTATGCTGAAAGTTTACTAATCACTAAACAATAACAATCACGTTTTACAAATAAATCCTGGTTAAATTCAACATTACTCGCAAAAATTATCTACGAGAAAGCGCCAAGCAACCAAACCAATATGGCGGCGcgcggtagtttttttttatgaatggtCAGGGTTGCCTGCCGTGGAACTTTTTTGCTCGTACAGTTGGCAACCCTGTGTATAGTGTTGCTATAATTATAAGAACTCACTCACTTCAATATCGTACACGTTTTACAAAATGTTGGGTCTTGTCTTGCTTGTATGACTTACTTATAGTAATCTTTATAACACAAAGGTGTTTTAGGCAAACCAAAACTTTCTAGAAATAGAGACATGCAAAAGTCACGTTagtttaataattttgtatttttgtagatTGAATCGAGTATCAAGTGAGTTTAACCGGTAACTTTACACACATAAGCATAGACATTAAGATTGTAAtcatagacaaaataaattGATCTTAAGCTACTAAATTTAAATGGCGGATTACTGCTTTCAAAGTAGGCTAATGCATTGACGTTTGAATTCGATAGGActatatatttcattttttgGCGGGCTCGTTGCCTAGTTACAAAATTTTTTGATTATGTATTTATAGATCGTAGGAACTTTATGTAGtttatagaataataatacacaCAGTTTGATATTAATTTAACCTTATTGAAATTCCTGATATTATTTTTCAATCTCATTAAAAACCACCATGCCTCCTAAAGAAGAACCTAAAAGTAAgtttatacttacctaaattatTAACAACTTTTTTAGTGATAGTAAATAGCCCGATCTGGCATTCGCACCCGCACTTGCGAATGCCAGATCGGATACGCGACAGGCGTATCACGGATTTATCCCTTAATTTCAGTTATACCAGAAACTGATTTGGAGAGAAAAATCATGGAATCTTTCGAGGTGTTTGATCATTCCGGTAAACAAAATGTAGATGTTCGAGAAGTAGGAACTATTCTACGATCCTTGGGTAAGTTCTAATTTAATTCGATTATTCATCGGACACAGAAATAAATTGCTAAACGTTCAGTATAACCCTTCGAATGTACAGTCAAGACCTTTATGTAACGTGTCCTGTAGGTACTCCACTCTATTCTAAACCGAAAAGCGtattagttataaaataatatcagCATACCGTTTAATGCGGGTAGTAAAAAGATGTGCATTTATTTGGTGGATATGAATACGAAAGCAGAGAGCTCGAACGTAATAAGAATAACCCAAAAGGCCTGTGGAAAGTTATAACAGATATAAGTCAGCGTCCACCAAAAGATACCACTCCCACAGACCTTATACGTGCCAAACCTAGCTCAAGAGATTCCCTAAATCATTGCAATGAATACTTTTCAAATATTGGTAAGAACCTGGCCAACAAACTTTTAGACAAACTGAACAGAGTCCAACCAGTGGTAAACTTAACCAACTCCGCATATAACGCCAGTGACTCATGTTTCTTCCAACCTACAGACGAATGTGAAATTGAAAACCTCATACTAGGGCTAAAGAATGACAGTGCTCCTGGAGCGGATGGTATTGGTCCTGCATTAATCAAAGAGGTTCGGGAATATATAATTCCACCGTTAACCCACATCTTTAACCTTAGCATTTCCTCAGGAGTCTTTCCAGAACAATGGAAACTGGCCACTGTTGTTCCCATATATAAAAATGGTCCTAAGAACTCTCCGTCAAATTA is a genomic window of Pectinophora gossypiella chromosome 25, ilPecGoss1.1, whole genome shotgun sequence containing:
- the LOC126378156 gene encoding uncharacterized protein LOC126378156 isoform X3, translating into MRGIALNDLYSLFNIIYLDSVERRPKRMISDTRLTAKLHSLAHRRKIASMSVFYRLDFRECARDLHELIPPSPFYLRTSRRTAGFHPYMVDTPTIRTKSFASSLCALLGSGILCQLLYFRMHITWVLSRPGAFWASSFHLRPRHCLRAGLRPRANPSTVIPETDLERKIMESFEVFDHSGKQNVDVREVGTILRSLVFQLVL
- the LOC126378156 gene encoding dynein regulatory complex protein 8 isoform X1; this translates as MISDTRLTAKLHSLAHRRKIASMSVFYRLDFRECARDLHELIPPSPFYLRTSRRTAGFHPYMVDTPTIRTKSFASSLCALLGSGILCQLLYFRMHITWVLSRPGAFWASSFHLRPRHCLRAGLRPRANPSTVIPETDLERKIMESFEVFDHSGKQNVDVREVGTILRSLGCCPTEAEVQEVILATENKEATGNVPLSNFLPFMVKAMTEHRYYPATAEMLLAAFRYFDTEGRGYLTKERFTQLMMEEGEPFTQDEFDEMMQTALDPVTDTITYEYYINQLMVEDDVIENAEPSK